The Alteribacter keqinensis DNA segment TGTGGGACCGAGCACATCCATGTGGTCTTCAAGGACATTTACAATCAGTCCGATATTTGCCTTAAGCAGCTGGTCCTGGAATACGACCTGATAGTCAGGCTTTACAGCCATACACTCACTTACTAGAGCGTCTGCTTCAAGTTCCACCGTTTTTTCAATGACCTTTTTCTGCTCACCGATATTCGGACCCTCGGGCCTTCGTTTAATCGGTTCCTCCTGATCGACAAACCAGTAGAGCATTCTTGCATCGGTTCCGGTCGTTTTCCCGACTGTTTTGTAGCCTGCTTCCTGGAGCACGCCTGTAATCAATCGCGTTACCGTTGACTTCCCGCGGATCCCGTTAACGTTGACACGGACAGGAACCCGTTCGATGTTTTTATTATGTTTTCTTTTCTCCCTAACACCAAGGAAGAATGCCAATAAGGCAAATCCCAAAATAAGAATATATTCGACTGGCATCTCTTTCACCTCCATCACTTTTTTTGTCGCTTTTTTGAACACGGCCATTACTATACGCCTTAAACATTAAACGCGAGTTACATAAATGTTGAGAATCGTGTAAATGGAGTCACATTTACTTACATTTGCTTGATTATGGAAAGATCGTAATAATGACGATTCTCAATGATTGTGCACATACGGGTGCCTCCGATTCATCTCCACCTCCATATCGTTTTTTTGAAAGGTGATCCGTTCGTCCTGCGGGAAAATCCAGAAACGTCGCAATCATTTTGTAAAATAAAAAACGGACGCTGCCCGCAGGTATCTTATGAATCCATTTAGAGTTTATCGAAGAGATATGAGTGTCTGTGGGGGTTAAGAATAAGTCATTATTTTACGAAGGTGTTTCATTTGAAACAGTTGTCATTGAGTTTTAGGGTCATTGTTACACTATTGAAACAGACTGGACGCTTTTACACAGTTAAGCGTTTACTTAATGAAATCAGAGGTTTCCGGACCCATAAATAGAATTATCAGGAAAGGATAGAATTTTAGAAAAGGCAAGGCTGTTTTCGATTTTTTGCAACAAATGCAGCCGGAAGACCCGAGACTCCCTATTTACTTCCTCTTTAACTCTTCTATCTTTGCAACGGTTAGGGGACTCCGCCTTTCAATTTATAACTTGAATAATTGCTGATTTCGATTTACAATCCTGCACAAGGTCCTCCTCGTGGTGTAATGGGTTCACACCTGCATCATAACGGAGGGCTTTTTTTGTGCAAGATAGAGCTTTGTTTTATAACAATCTAGTAAAACCAAAATGTGAGAATGCAGGAGAGGCTAGGTAGTACCGTTAAACAAGGAAATCGAGAATTTTAATGCATTAAAGAAAGGTCAAGTAGTGCCCTCAAACAAAGAAGTACGCAATTTGAGGATACAAGAGAGACAAAGTAGTGCCCTCAAATCAGGAAACCCGGAATTTGAAGGCTCAAGGAGGATCTCCAGAGAATGAGGAAGCTCCCAAATCGCCGCGGAAAGGGAGCGCATTACGGTCAACGAAGTTTAAATGAAGGATACAGCATTCTTCCTGCTCTAGAAACCTTGCGAAAAAAAAAGCGGTTCGTGCCAGGTGATGGAATGATCTTCCTCTGATTCTACTTATCTGGTTATTCCCTGTGTCTATAGGCTCAATTGAATGGTACCAGGTAACATAGTCAATAAAACATCGTCTTAAAGTATTGGAACGCCCAAAATATGTTTTCTAAATGATGATTTTAAATACAACCTTTTGGGTATAGGAGTTATAGGCATTGTCGAAATAGATGAACTTTTACACATACCCCTCTTATCTGACAAATATCACCGAAAACTGTAATATCAGCCAACCTCTTCTTCCTTTACAACTATGAAGCAGAGGCACTATGAATGGAGGACTAGACCGAATGAGCGAATTGACGTATCTGTTCATTTTTGCAGCATTGTTACTTGCAGGCGGAATCTACGAACGTGTGACGCTTTCAAAGAAAATAGATCAAATCCCAACCCGTGTTCTTATAAACGGGATCCGGGGTAAATCCACCGTCACCCGCCTGATCATGGGAATAATGAAAGAAAACGGCGACCGCGTTGTCGGAAAAACAACGGGGACGTCTGCACGCATGTTTTACTGGGACCAGGAAGAGGAGGAACCGATTGTCCGGGGCCTTCAGGGACCAAATATCAGTGAACAGAAACATATGGCCCGTAAAGTGGTAAAACGGGGAGCCGATGCCTTTGTATCCGAATGTATGGCCGTCAACCCCGAGTACCAGAAGGTGTTTCAGGCTCAGCTTGTGAAAGCCAACATTACGGTTATTACCAATATTATGGAGGACCACCTGGATGTGATGGGCCCGACCGTGGATGATATCGCCCGGGCGTTCAGCTCCACCATCCCTGAAAACGGCTATGTGGTTATTCCTGAAACAACGTACCAGCGCTTTTTCGAGCAGGCTGCGAAGAGGAAAAATTCAGAAGTGATCGTAGCACGCGAGAGTGAAATCGACGAAGACTACTTAAAGAAGTTTTCGTTTATGATCTTTCCTCAGAACGCCGCTCTCGCCCTTGCTGTATCCGACATCCTCGGTATTGACCGGGATGTGGCTTTTGCAGGAATGCTGAACGCACCTGTGGACCCGGGTGCCATGAGAGTCCACCGGTTTGGAGAAGAAAAGGCGCCGAAATACTTCTTTAACGGCTTTGCAGCCAATGATGCTACCTCAACCCTGAGCATTTGGGACCGGGTAAAAGATCTCGACTATCCGATGAATCACCGTACGATTGTGATGAACTGCCGTGACGACCGGATGGACCGTACCCTTCAGTTTATTGATCACGTCCTTCCACACCTGGATGCGGACACACTCGTGCTTATCGGCCGCGGAACAAGTCCGATCGTTCAGGCCCACAATGAAGGAAAGCTTCCTTATGAGAACCTTATTAACCTGGAGAAAAAATCAGTGGAAGCCATAATGGCTGAGCTTGAAAAACTGCCGGGCGACAGTGTTCTTTACGGAATTGGAAACATTAAAGGCCGCGGGGAAGAACTTGCCGAGGCGATCGAAGAGAGAAAAATCAAAGAAGTGTCTCTCGAAGATTACAAAACAGACGAAGTTACGGTTCTCAGTGAGGACAGATTGGCTGCACGACAATGCTCCAAGGAGAAAAAAGAGCCTGTCTCTTCCGGGATCATCGACCAGAAAATAAAAGCAGCACAATCACCGCTTAAATAATTCACAGACTCAGTAAAATATGAAGGAGTTGTCGCCACCGTGTTCGGTACAGATCTCTATATCGCTATCGTTTTAGGAATTATACTCAGTCTCATTTACGTAGAAAAAACAGGTATCATGCCAGCCGGGCTTATCGTGCCCGGCTATGTTGCGTTGATTTTCGACCATTTAATGGCGGTTGTTGCCGTCGCATTCTTAAGCTTGCTTACCTTTTTAATCGTCACCCAGGTGATCGGGCGGATCACCGTCATGTACGGCAGAAGAAAGTTCGCCGCCATGCTTGCCATCGGAGTGCTTTTGAAAATGTCCTTTGACAACTTTTACGGGCCACTTGTCCCCTTCGAGAACTTTGAGCTGAGGGGTATCGGTGTTATCGTCCCGGGACTGATTGCCAATACCATTCATAAGCAGGGAGTTATCCCGACATTCAGCTCTACTCTTGTTATCTCCTTTTTAACCTTTGTCTTTATCACAATCTATCACTTGTTCTAGAGAGGGATCTAATCTATGAAAAAACAAAACCTGAAAGATAGAATGCGAGCTTGGACGCAAAGGCATGAAAAGAAAGCACTCCCC contains these protein-coding regions:
- the pgsB gene encoding poly-gamma-glutamate synthase PgsB; its protein translation is MSELTYLFIFAALLLAGGIYERVTLSKKIDQIPTRVLINGIRGKSTVTRLIMGIMKENGDRVVGKTTGTSARMFYWDQEEEEPIVRGLQGPNISEQKHMARKVVKRGADAFVSECMAVNPEYQKVFQAQLVKANITVITNIMEDHLDVMGPTVDDIARAFSSTIPENGYVVIPETTYQRFFEQAAKRKNSEVIVARESEIDEDYLKKFSFMIFPQNAALALAVSDILGIDRDVAFAGMLNAPVDPGAMRVHRFGEEKAPKYFFNGFAANDATSTLSIWDRVKDLDYPMNHRTIVMNCRDDRMDRTLQFIDHVLPHLDADTLVLIGRGTSPIVQAHNEGKLPYENLINLEKKSVEAIMAELEKLPGDSVLYGIGNIKGRGEELAEAIEERKIKEVSLEDYKTDEVTVLSEDRLAARQCSKEKKEPVSSGIIDQKIKAAQSPLK
- the pgsC gene encoding poly-gamma-glutamate biosynthesis protein PgsC, translating into MFGTDLYIAIVLGIILSLIYVEKTGIMPAGLIVPGYVALIFDHLMAVVAVAFLSLLTFLIVTQVIGRITVMYGRRKFAAMLAIGVLLKMSFDNFYGPLVPFENFELRGIGVIVPGLIANTIHKQGVIPTFSSTLVISFLTFVFITIYHLF